From the genome of Nitrospirota bacterium, one region includes:
- a CDS encoding sigma-54-dependent Fis family transcriptional regulator translates to MKKILIAEDKESMRKMLIEVFSEKGYVLTECQDGKEAIEKIEEEFFDIILTDLKMPKKDGIEVLKAAREKSPETPVIMMSAFGTVESAVEAMRKGAYDYVLKPFSLNEIEIKVEKALQQKNLISENTYLKGNLLDFGDIIGKEENIQKVYKMIEKVAPQTTSVLVLGESGTGKEIVAREIHKRSSRPSQPFLAVNCAALAESLLESELFGHEKGAFTGAAFQKRGRFEMADGGTLFLDEIGEIGQSIQVKLLRFLQEKEFERVGGTKTLKVDVRIIAATNRDIKQEVFEKRFREDLYYRLNVVTLKLPPLRDRKGDIESLSEHFLKKYNRDLHKHNRLSQEVIAVFKKYPWPGNIRELENVIERAVVLSEDEMIVLADIPAEMHQETFLPRLTPDLAASLKLPEQINHLEMDILKKTLEENHWNQTKTAKVLGLKRSSLQYKMRKYGLIP, encoded by the coding sequence ATGAAAAAAATATTAATCGCAGAAGACAAAGAATCGATGAGAAAAATGCTGATTGAAGTCTTTTCCGAAAAGGGATATGTCTTGACCGAATGTCAGGATGGAAAAGAAGCTATAGAAAAAATTGAAGAAGAATTTTTTGATATTATTTTGACCGACTTGAAGATGCCGAAAAAAGACGGGATAGAGGTCTTAAAGGCAGCCAGGGAAAAATCTCCGGAAACGCCTGTCATTATGATGAGCGCTTTCGGAACGGTTGAAAGCGCCGTTGAAGCGATGCGGAAGGGGGCCTATGATTATGTTTTGAAACCCTTTTCACTCAACGAAATCGAAATAAAGGTCGAAAAAGCCCTCCAGCAAAAGAACCTTATTTCAGAGAATACCTATTTAAAGGGAAACTTGCTCGATTTCGGAGATATCATCGGAAAGGAAGAAAACATTCAAAAAGTTTATAAAATGATAGAAAAGGTGGCGCCTCAAACCACGTCGGTTTTGGTTCTTGGAGAAAGCGGAACAGGGAAGGAAATCGTCGCCAGAGAAATTCATAAAAGAAGCTCGAGGCCGTCTCAGCCTTTCCTGGCCGTTAATTGTGCGGCCCTCGCAGAAAGCCTTCTCGAAAGCGAATTGTTTGGCCACGAAAAAGGAGCCTTCACGGGAGCGGCTTTCCAGAAAAGAGGAAGATTCGAAATGGCCGATGGAGGGACCTTGTTTTTAGACGAAATTGGAGAAATCGGCCAATCCATTCAGGTCAAGCTTTTAAGATTTTTACAGGAAAAAGAATTCGAACGGGTGGGGGGAACCAAAACATTAAAAGTGGATGTCCGTATTATTGCCGCCACCAACAGGGACATCAAACAGGAAGTCTTCGAAAAACGCTTTCGGGAAGACCTTTATTATCGTTTAAATGTCGTCACGTTAAAACTCCCTCCTTTAAGGGACCGGAAAGGCGATATTGAAAGCCTCAGCGAACATTTTCTCAAAAAATATAATAGAGATCTCCACAAACATAACCGCCTTTCACAGGAGGTTATCGCCGTTTTTAAAAAGTATCCGTGGCCCGGAAACATCAGAGAACTCGAAAATGTCATTGAAAGAGCCGTTGTGTTGTCAGAGGACGAAATGATCGTATTGGCCGATATCCCTGCTGAAATGCACCAGGAGACATTTCTTCCTAGGCTGACGCCGGATTTGGCGGCCTCCTTAAAGCTTCCTGAACAAATCAATCATCTGGAAATGGATATTTTAAAAAAAACCCTTGAAGAAAATCATTGGAACCAGACGAAAACAGCCAAAGTTCTGGGGCTTAAAAGAAGTTCTTTGCAGTATAAAATGAGAAAATATGGCCTCATTCCCTAA
- a CDS encoding PAS domain-containing protein — MKIFSKTGNNPPLPGRGLLMKFIVSYTILIGMVFLLGSWIVFYHIKKALDTELSKRLLGISEIVSATIPLSYLKKIGPGDENSYLYTHLLESLKKIQEKSRVKDIFIFDRQNRILVDVDDEVPIGNIYLFLKLDLTELEEVWKGRPSSSVLYKGNDNKFYKSGYSPIYDEDGRIFAVVGVEAGADFLEILSNFKKNIFWPVILTFLFIIFFSWLISRSIINPIKHLVSAMDRVGQNQAYSKVPITTHDEIGYLGDRFNEMIDNISEKDDQLKEMYLKEQIRANTFENYSNYILESISSGVIGVDQHFTITTFNSAAERILEISARDCQGKPCLSVLGGSENGLAQILVETVKNRKESGRVEFPFVTNTGKHKWLELSSAPLFENKNNLAGASLILIDLTEVKKLQEEVKIKERLAALGELSAGVAHEIRNPLGAIEGYAELLDRKSQDEKSKLLTHNIIKEVKILNTIVTDFLAFAREPKLNLKTVTLEPILHKTLDMACAAHQAIPLKTRIHIPSGFPRVDLDENEFKKALLNILLNAVHAMPDGGSLTITARAENGKCIILISDTGTGIPESIQSKIFNPFFTTKETGTGLGLAIAHKIIAGHLGTLSFTSRINNGTDFIIRLPFSSMENA, encoded by the coding sequence ATGAAAATTTTCTCCAAAACAGGGAATAATCCTCCTTTGCCCGGGCGGGGCCTTCTGATGAAATTCATCGTTTCCTACACGATTCTCATTGGGATGGTTTTTCTTCTGGGCAGCTGGATTGTCTTCTATCATATCAAAAAAGCGCTCGACACGGAGCTCTCAAAGAGGTTATTAGGGATTTCGGAAATCGTTTCGGCAACTATTCCTCTCTCCTATCTTAAGAAAATAGGCCCTGGAGATGAAAATTCATACCTGTACACGCACCTGCTTGAATCTTTGAAGAAAATACAGGAAAAATCCCGGGTGAAGGATATTTTCATCTTTGACCGTCAAAACCGAATTCTGGTCGACGTTGACGATGAGGTCCCTATCGGGAATATTTATCTTTTTTTAAAACTGGACCTCACTGAATTGGAAGAAGTTTGGAAGGGGAGACCCTCGTCGTCGGTCTTATATAAAGGAAATGATAATAAATTTTATAAATCCGGGTATTCCCCTATTTACGATGAAGATGGGCGAATTTTCGCGGTCGTGGGAGTGGAAGCCGGCGCCGATTTTTTAGAAATCCTCTCCAATTTCAAAAAAAACATATTTTGGCCGGTTATACTAACCTTCCTTTTCATTATTTTTTTCAGCTGGTTGATCTCCAGATCGATCATTAATCCCATTAAACATTTGGTTTCGGCCATGGACCGTGTGGGGCAAAACCAGGCTTACTCAAAAGTGCCCATTACGACCCATGATGAAATCGGCTATTTAGGCGACCGTTTTAATGAAATGATCGATAATATCAGCGAAAAAGATGACCAGCTCAAGGAAATGTATTTAAAAGAACAAATCCGGGCAAACACCTTTGAAAATTACAGCAATTATATTTTAGAAAGTATTTCCAGCGGCGTTATCGGAGTCGATCAACATTTTACCATTACAACGTTTAATTCTGCCGCGGAACGGATTCTTGAAATTTCAGCGAGAGATTGCCAGGGAAAGCCATGTTTATCCGTCCTGGGAGGGTCTGAAAACGGCCTCGCTCAAATTCTCGTCGAAACGGTGAAAAATCGCAAAGAAAGCGGGAGAGTGGAATTTCCATTCGTCACAAATACAGGAAAACATAAATGGCTTGAATTGAGCTCCGCACCGCTTTTTGAAAATAAAAATAATTTAGCAGGCGCCTCTCTGATTCTTATTGATTTAACAGAAGTGAAGAAGCTCCAGGAAGAGGTGAAAATCAAGGAAAGGCTGGCCGCTTTGGGAGAACTCTCCGCCGGCGTCGCTCATGAAATCAGAAACCCGCTGGGAGCCATTGAAGGATACGCGGAACTTCTTGATCGAAAATCGCAGGACGAAAAATCAAAGCTTTTAACGCATAATATCATTAAAGAGGTGAAAATCTTAAACACGATTGTGACAGATTTTCTGGCCTTTGCGAGAGAACCTAAATTAAATTTGAAGACCGTCACCCTTGAACCTATTCTTCATAAAACACTGGATATGGCGTGCGCCGCGCATCAAGCGATTCCCTTAAAAACCCGGATCCATATTCCGTCCGGTTTCCCCCGGGTGGATCTGGATGAAAACGAGTTCAAAAAAGCTTTGCTCAATATTCTTCTTAATGCGGTACACGCGATGCCTGATGGAGGCAGTCTCACCATTACGGCGCGGGCTGAAAATGGTAAATGCATTATTTTGATATCGGACACGGGGACCGGAATTCCGGAATCGATTCAATCCAAAATATTTAACCCTTTTTTTACGACAAAGGAGACAGGCACCGGACTGGGACTTGCCATCGCCCACAAAATCATTGCGGGCCATCTTGGAACCCTTTCGTTTACCAGCCGGATCAATAATGGAACTGATTTTATAATCAGGCTTCCATTTAGCAGTATGGAGAATGCATGA
- a CDS encoding DUF507 family protein produces MILSEEKVSALSHQILENVIEKKWAALLEDETRVLREIKKAISSELKISEEIDLMVRNKIHSYSRRPVEGSPEWEVLYKKFFKEEQLKKQR; encoded by the coding sequence ATGATTTTAAGCGAAGAAAAAGTCTCTGCTTTGTCGCATCAGATTCTGGAAAATGTTATCGAAAAAAAATGGGCGGCCCTTTTGGAAGATGAAACGAGGGTGCTCAGGGAAATCAAAAAGGCCATTTCTTCTGAATTAAAAATCAGTGAGGAAATCGATTTGATGGTTCGCAACAAAATCCATTCTTATAGCCGCAGGCCTGTTGAAGGAAGCCCTGAATGGGAAGTCCTTTATAAGAAGTTTTTTAAAGAAGAACAATTAAAAAAGCAGAGGTAA
- a CDS encoding VOC family protein, with translation MEFRLHHIAIQSRDLDKSLFFFQNILGFPVIKKEVSSKGRRIVWLKAGDGRLELYGGKPSQSLNSKWNENGIGPLSLGFFVPNLDLAVLRLKEQNVVILKEPYEPVKGERAAMITGPDGEEIVLLEKEVG, from the coding sequence TTGGAATTCCGTCTGCACCATATTGCGATCCAGAGCCGGGATCTGGACAAATCATTGTTTTTTTTCCAAAATATTTTAGGGTTTCCGGTCATTAAAAAAGAGGTGAGTTCGAAAGGGAGAAGGATCGTGTGGCTGAAGGCAGGGGACGGACGTCTGGAACTTTACGGCGGAAAGCCTTCACAGTCTTTAAATTCGAAATGGAATGAGAATGGGATCGGACCTCTTTCGCTCGGGTTTTTTGTTCCGAATCTGGATCTGGCTGTTCTGCGGTTAAAAGAACAAAATGTTGTTATCCTCAAGGAACCCTATGAACCGGTCAAAGGGGAGCGGGCGGCAATGATCACGGGGCCTGACGGAGAAGAAATCGTTTTGTTGGAAAAGGAAGTCGGATGA
- a CDS encoding patatin-like phospholipase family protein — protein MTKKPRIGIALSGGAARCIAHLGVLEVLEKEGIVIDSIAGTSGGAFVGALYASGLGVDKIKEIALQLSWRAMVKPVFSKQGLISGKNLHRYISKYIGALHFKDLQIPLAVVAADLKSGDKVVLTEGLVSEAVTASCSLPVIFSPAHGVGKILVDGGIASNLPVLTLVENMGATLTIAVDVNDRARELSNLNNLFQIGIHTVTLFAKKNAAVEKRFADIVINVDASGISLIDLKKGPLILKRGRAAAEKQIPFLKKCLKEFSYF, from the coding sequence TTGACGAAAAAACCGCGGATTGGTATCGCGCTCAGCGGAGGAGCTGCCCGGTGTATCGCCCACCTTGGTGTTTTGGAGGTTCTTGAAAAAGAAGGGATCGTCATCGATTCCATTGCGGGAACCAGCGGAGGGGCTTTTGTCGGCGCCCTTTACGCGTCCGGCCTCGGCGTCGACAAAATCAAAGAGATCGCCCTTCAGCTTTCATGGAGAGCAATGGTTAAGCCTGTTTTTTCGAAACAAGGTTTAATCTCCGGGAAGAATCTCCATCGTTACATTTCTAAATATATTGGCGCTCTCCATTTTAAGGACCTTCAAATCCCTTTGGCTGTTGTCGCCGCAGATCTAAAATCAGGGGATAAAGTTGTCCTGACTGAGGGTTTGGTCTCCGAAGCGGTGACCGCCAGTTGCAGTCTCCCTGTCATCTTTTCCCCCGCGCATGGCGTCGGGAAAATCCTGGTTGACGGCGGAATCGCGAGTAATCTGCCGGTTTTGACCCTTGTCGAAAATATGGGAGCGACGCTGACGATTGCCGTCGATGTAAACGACCGGGCAAGGGAGCTTTCAAATTTGAACAATTTATTTCAAATCGGAATCCATACGGTGACTCTTTTTGCGAAAAAAAACGCCGCGGTTGAAAAAAGATTTGCCGATATCGTCATTAACGTGGATGCCTCCGGAATTTCCCTGATCGACCTTAAAAAAGGCCCGCTCATTCTTAAGAGGGGAAGGGCCGCCGCGGAAAAACAGATTCCTTTTTTAAAAAAATGTCTAAAAGAGTTTTCCTATTTTTAA
- the radA gene encoding DNA repair protein RadA, translating to MSKLKSSFHCQQCGYLSLKWLGRCPECGAWNSLVEELETADSRWKSEGGPKNEPRRFIEIEQVEEDRLPIGIEEFDRVLGGGVVRGSVTLIGGDPGIGKSTLLLSASGKMACFQKVLYVSGEESLAQIKMRGGRLGIRSENLYLLSETSLEEIFRAVKNISPGTIILDSVQTLFSSGLQSSPGSVSQVKEVASQMMIFSKKTGVSSFLVGHVTKEGAIAGPRVLEHIVDTVLYFEGEKGHPYRILRGVKNRFGSTQEIGVFEMNEEGLAEVRNPSELFLAGRPEEATGSVVVSSLEGSRPILVELQALVTSGYLGIPRRVANGVDPNRLALLLAILEKRGGLQFQDQDIFINVVGGIHIQEPAIDLGIVAAVASSFKERAVDSRTLILGEVGLAGEVRAINDVQTRLNEAAKLGFKKAIIPFQNKEYLNKATPLELVPVKTTDELMGTLFP from the coding sequence GTGAGTAAACTGAAATCGTCCTTCCACTGCCAACAGTGCGGGTACCTTTCGCTGAAATGGTTAGGGCGGTGTCCCGAATGCGGTGCGTGGAACAGTTTGGTCGAAGAATTGGAAACCGCTGATTCACGGTGGAAGTCCGAGGGAGGACCTAAAAACGAACCAAGACGGTTTATTGAGATTGAACAGGTGGAGGAAGACCGCCTCCCGATTGGAATCGAAGAGTTTGACCGGGTTTTGGGAGGAGGGGTGGTTCGGGGGTCTGTGACCCTGATCGGCGGAGATCCTGGAATTGGAAAGTCGACCCTTCTTCTCTCTGCGTCCGGTAAAATGGCCTGTTTTCAAAAAGTGTTGTACGTTTCCGGAGAAGAGTCCCTGGCCCAGATTAAAATGAGAGGGGGCCGTCTTGGAATTCGATCAGAAAATCTTTATCTATTATCCGAAACCTCGTTAGAAGAAATCTTTCGAGCCGTCAAAAATATTTCTCCGGGAACGATTATTCTCGATTCGGTACAAACCCTTTTTTCTTCCGGGTTGCAGTCTTCCCCGGGAAGCGTAAGCCAGGTCAAAGAGGTCGCTTCGCAGATGATGATCTTTTCCAAAAAAACCGGCGTTTCTTCTTTTTTGGTGGGCCATGTAACCAAAGAAGGGGCGATCGCAGGTCCGCGCGTGCTTGAACACATCGTCGATACTGTTCTTTATTTTGAAGGGGAAAAGGGACACCCTTACCGTATCTTGAGGGGGGTAAAAAACCGCTTCGGTTCGACCCAGGAAATTGGTGTTTTTGAAATGAACGAAGAGGGATTGGCGGAGGTCAGGAACCCTTCCGAACTTTTTTTGGCCGGCCGGCCGGAGGAAGCCACGGGTTCGGTCGTGGTCTCCAGTCTCGAAGGGAGCCGGCCCATCCTGGTGGAACTGCAGGCCCTTGTGACTTCCGGGTATCTGGGAATTCCAAGGCGTGTTGCCAATGGTGTCGATCCGAACCGTCTGGCCCTTCTTTTAGCCATCCTTGAAAAAAGAGGAGGCCTTCAGTTTCAAGACCAGGATATTTTTATTAACGTGGTTGGCGGTATTCATATTCAGGAACCCGCCATTGATCTGGGGATCGTGGCCGCGGTCGCCTCAAGTTTTAAAGAAAGAGCGGTCGATTCCCGGACCCTGATCCTGGGAGAAGTCGGTCTCGCGGGAGAAGTCCGGGCGATTAATGATGTTCAGACAAGGTTAAATGAAGCCGCCAAGCTGGGCTTTAAAAAAGCGATTATTCCATTTCAAAATAAGGAATATCTCAATAAGGCGACGCCTCTTGAACTGGTCCCTGTCAAAACGACCGATGAGTTGATGGGGACCCTTTTCCCGTGA
- the tsaB gene encoding tRNA (adenosine(37)-N6)-threonylcarbamoyltransferase complex dimerization subunit type 1 TsaB yields the protein MIILSVETSTPMGSVAILEDGRLLGEYMVYHERHHSRVILKMIDGLLKSCRLGLSDIDLFAVSVGPGSFTGLRVGIATVKGFSTALDKPVSGIPTLEAFAGRVSHTPYPICPVIQGRRNEGYAALYQYDEFFRLNLLKPARVVSLESLLDEIDAPTHLLGNFSPELFKKMSNKNIFYAPLLKFPAASTVGLTAYQKMDFAKNGKVEMILPAFPSEKVQIHGLYL from the coding sequence TTGATCATATTATCAGTTGAAACATCCACCCCGATGGGAAGCGTCGCGATTTTAGAGGACGGACGTCTGCTGGGGGAATATATGGTCTATCATGAGAGGCATCATTCCCGGGTGATTTTGAAAATGATCGACGGTCTTTTGAAATCCTGCCGTCTTGGCCTTTCCGATATTGATCTTTTTGCCGTTTCGGTTGGTCCGGGATCTTTTACCGGCCTTCGCGTAGGGATTGCGACTGTTAAAGGGTTTTCGACCGCTTTGGATAAACCGGTTTCCGGCATCCCAACCCTGGAGGCCTTTGCGGGACGAGTTTCACATACCCCTTATCCGATTTGTCCTGTTATTCAGGGGCGGAGAAATGAAGGGTATGCCGCGCTCTATCAATATGACGAATTTTTCAGATTGAACCTTTTAAAACCGGCCAGAGTGGTTTCATTGGAAAGTCTTTTGGACGAGATTGATGCTCCGACACACCTTTTGGGTAATTTTTCTCCAGAACTGTTTAAAAAAATGTCCAACAAAAATATTTTTTATGCCCCCCTGTTAAAGTTCCCGGCTGCGTCAACGGTAGGGTTAACGGCCTATCAAAAGATGGATTTTGCAAAAAACGGAAAGGTGGAAATGATTCTCCCAGCCTTTCCCTCGGAAAAAGTTCAAATTCATGGACTGTACCTTTGA
- the rimI gene encoding ribosomal protein S18-alanine N-acetyltransferase produces the protein MDCTFEKMRLEDLDEVLKIATASFNQPWTKAMFENEILKNPFSEQFLVKVEGENAGYLCMWSLFDEAHILDFAIDPQFRRKGLGEKVILNVIERIKENKIKKIFLEVRASNEAAKSLYKKVGFLNLAERKGYYSNPTEDALIFQWKATEADRTGFPEALTIFALMREGFMSEYQKDDELVKQIRKENKKFRDFEKEHEQLSKKLEALNKRKTLLPEEEVEVKRIHKEKLVFKDQLKQMIKEFKEKKV, from the coding sequence ATGGACTGTACCTTTGAAAAAATGAGGTTAGAAGACCTTGACGAAGTTTTGAAAATTGCCACGGCATCTTTTAATCAGCCATGGACAAAAGCGATGTTCGAAAATGAAATTTTAAAAAATCCGTTTTCGGAGCAATTTCTTGTCAAAGTTGAGGGCGAAAATGCCGGCTATCTTTGCATGTGGTCTTTGTTCGATGAAGCTCATATTCTCGATTTTGCAATCGATCCTCAATTCCGGCGGAAAGGTTTGGGAGAAAAAGTTATTTTAAACGTGATTGAAAGAATAAAGGAAAATAAAATAAAAAAAATATTTTTAGAAGTCAGAGCTTCCAATGAAGCAGCGAAATCGCTTTATAAAAAAGTGGGTTTTCTCAATCTCGCCGAAAGAAAGGGTTATTATTCGAATCCCACAGAAGACGCCTTGATTTTCCAGTGGAAGGCCACTGAAGCTGATCGAACGGGTTTTCCAGAAGCGTTAACCATTTTTGCACTTATGAGGGAGGGGTTCATGTCTGAATATCAAAAAGATGATGAATTGGTCAAACAGATTCGGAAGGAAAACAAAAAATTTCGTGATTTTGAAAAGGAACATGAACAGCTATCCAAAAAACTCGAAGCGCTCAATAAACGCAAAACCCTGTTGCCGGAAGAAGAGGTTGAAGTTAAAAGAATTCATAAAGAAAAATTGGTCTTTAAAGACCAGCTGAAGCAAATGATTAAAGAATTTAAAGAGAAAAAGGTGTAA
- a CDS encoding twin-arginine translocase TatA/TatE family subunit: MFGIGFPELVVILIIAFIVLGPEKIMTFSKTLGRMAGDFKKTAGRIESEVLGELKKVSQEDPIATENRLKKETGGKKDG; encoded by the coding sequence ATGTTTGGAATAGGCTTTCCTGAATTAGTCGTAATTTTAATCATCGCTTTTATCGTTTTAGGCCCCGAAAAGATTATGACTTTTTCAAAAACTTTGGGCCGGATGGCGGGCGATTTCAAAAAAACAGCCGGTCGGATTGAAAGTGAGGTTTTAGGGGAGCTTAAAAAAGTTTCTCAGGAGGATCCCATTGCAACTGAGAATCGGCTCAAAAAGGAAACTGGCGGAAAAAAAGATGGTTAG
- the tatC gene encoding twin-arginine translocase subunit TatC: MVSLWKKEKKTESTMPITGHLVELRSRLIKSLVVLGIFFGIALQEIDPILKVLKKLLPADLYFNSPSEALWVSFKVAFFAGFFVSFPFVLFQVWKFISPGLEPKERKWVFPFILGGSFFFVAGVLFCYFVVLPFALSYLVQFGVERGIKPQIILTSYIDFILKLMMAFGLIFMIPIALILLAKAGIVSSRVLAKNRRYAILINSIIAAVLTPTPDVFNMMLMMIPLLILYELGIWGIRLLGEGPPKTIKGSGKVSPV, from the coding sequence ATGGTTAGCCTCTGGAAAAAAGAAAAAAAGACAGAGTCGACCATGCCGATTACCGGTCATCTGGTTGAGTTACGCTCCAGACTCATTAAATCCCTGGTTGTTCTAGGAATCTTTTTTGGAATCGCATTACAGGAGATCGATCCGATCCTCAAGGTATTAAAAAAACTTTTACCCGCCGACCTTTATTTTAATTCGCCGTCTGAGGCGTTGTGGGTAAGCTTTAAGGTCGCTTTTTTTGCCGGTTTTTTTGTCTCTTTTCCCTTTGTTTTGTTTCAGGTTTGGAAGTTTATTTCGCCGGGGCTTGAGCCGAAAGAAAGAAAATGGGTTTTCCCTTTTATCCTGGGAGGATCGTTCTTTTTTGTCGCAGGCGTTCTGTTTTGTTATTTTGTCGTTCTTCCCTTTGCCCTGTCCTATTTGGTCCAGTTTGGGGTTGAGAGGGGAATCAAACCCCAGATTATATTAACCAGTTATATTGACTTTATTTTAAAATTAATGATGGCTTTTGGCCTAATTTTTATGATACCTATAGCTCTAATTCTTTTAGCGAAAGCTGGAATTGTTTCCTCAAGGGTGTTGGCAAAAAACAGGCGGTACGCTATTTTAATTAATTCCATTATCGCCGCCGTATTAACCCCGACGCCGGATGTGTTTAACATGATGCTGATGATGATTCCCTTATTGATCTTGTATGAGCTTGGGATATGGGGGATCAGACTGCTGGGGGAAGGTCCTCCGAAAACCATTAAAGGCTCCGGGAAAGTTTCACCCGTTTAG
- a CDS encoding peptidylprolyl isomerase, translated as MSKSEKVATLKTKFGNIEIQFFPDLASKHVENFIELAEKKFYDETSFHRVIPGFMIQCGDPNTRLYKDDRSTHGMGGPGHTLKAEFNQKSHKRGIVSMARSASPDSAGSQFFICVADSKFLDGQYTVFGEVTSGMEVADKIVNLPRDGRDNPKERVEMHVVVSARQAEHQSFKNAAFKDGAVS; from the coding sequence ATGTCAAAAAGTGAAAAAGTCGCAACGCTCAAAACTAAATTCGGAAATATTGAAATTCAATTTTTCCCGGATTTGGCTTCTAAACATGTCGAGAATTTTATTGAGCTGGCCGAAAAAAAATTTTACGATGAAACGTCTTTCCATCGTGTGATTCCGGGTTTTATGATCCAGTGCGGGGACCCTAATACCAGACTCTATAAAGATGACCGTTCAACGCATGGAATGGGCGGGCCCGGCCATACGCTAAAAGCCGAGTTTAATCAGAAAAGTCATAAGAGAGGAATTGTTTCGATGGCCCGGTCGGCAAGCCCGGATAGCGCCGGATCTCAGTTTTTTATCTGTGTTGCCGATTCTAAATTTCTTGATGGTCAATACACGGTGTTTGGCGAGGTCACTTCTGGGATGGAAGTGGCGGACAAAATCGTTAACCTTCCGAGAGATGGCCGGGATAACCCAAAAGAAAGAGTTGAAATGCACGTCGTGGTGAGCGCAAGGCAGGCAGAGCATCAGTCGTTTAAAAACGCGGCTTTTAAGGATGGGGCCGTTTCTTAG
- a CDS encoding LysM peptidoglycan-binding domain-containing protein, which produces MFLNHLKTKAIVPLLFLFIFFLVSTGHSQEIPGSDYSVKEGDTLWGISSSHYSDPFLWPKLWGKNLAISHPDKIYPGQKIFLPSEEFLKEVEKNNQAVETEKPSEMPEAPKLQASIVPFPLQPEISEPEPEGVTPVSALTETDLFTSGFILKDSSAIGKIGEIIASENQHALLGEGDIVYLLPVSSHTFHIGERYSIYEVVRSIHHPQSHRLMGKLIRVKGFVEIIPNQMPGSRKETFSAKIVKSFDLISLKDFLMPYQSMDLIDLTLPFPKELKGTIVGTRDLKENNGPNDFVYLDKGSRDGVQRGHLFVVVKNGKKVPFFSPGGRERLPQRIIAELEVVSVQKETSTAIVAKSIEPVVVGDQISNPPPATP; this is translated from the coding sequence ATGTTTCTAAACCATCTTAAAACAAAAGCGATTGTGCCTCTTTTATTTTTATTCATTTTTTTTCTCGTTTCGACAGGCCATTCTCAGGAAATTCCCGGTTCCGATTATAGTGTGAAAGAAGGGGATACCTTGTGGGGGATATCATCGTCTCATTACTCCGATCCGTTTTTATGGCCGAAACTTTGGGGGAAAAACCTTGCAATTTCTCATCCGGACAAGATTTATCCTGGACAAAAAATATTTCTTCCGTCTGAAGAATTTTTAAAAGAGGTAGAAAAAAATAATCAGGCGGTTGAAACTGAAAAACCCTCTGAAATGCCTGAAGCGCCTAAACTTCAAGCTTCAATAGTCCCTTTCCCTCTTCAACCTGAAATCTCAGAGCCTGAACCTGAAGGGGTAACGCCGGTTTCCGCCTTAACCGAAACAGATCTTTTCACCAGCGGTTTTATCCTAAAAGATTCCTCAGCCATCGGGAAAATAGGAGAAATTATCGCGTCCGAAAATCAACATGCGCTTTTGGGAGAGGGGGACATCGTTTACCTTTTGCCGGTATCTTCCCATACCTTCCATATCGGCGAACGGTACTCTATTTACGAAGTCGTTCGATCGATTCATCATCCCCAAAGCCATCGTTTAATGGGAAAATTAATTCGTGTGAAAGGTTTCGTTGAAATAATTCCCAATCAGATGCCCGGATCCAGAAAAGAAACATTTTCGGCCAAAATCGTCAAATCTTTTGATCTGATTAGTTTAAAAGATTTTCTGATGCCGTATCAGTCGATGGATTTGATTGATTTAACCCTTCCTTTTCCAAAGGAACTCAAGGGGACCATTGTCGGGACAAGGGACCTTAAAGAAAATAATGGTCCAAATGATTTTGTTTATTTGGATAAAGGGAGCCGGGACGGAGTTCAACGGGGCCATCTCTTCGTGGTTGTTAAGAACGGGAAAAAGGTTCCTTTTTTCTCTCCGGGGGGACGGGAAAGGTTGCCCCAGAGAATTATTGCGGAATTAGAGGTCGTCTCGGTTCAAAAAGAGACTTCTACAGCGATTGTTGCAAAAAGTATTGAGCCGGTCGTGGTTGGAGATCAAATCTCCAATCCTCCTCCCGCAACCCCCTGA